The following coding sequences lie in one Equus przewalskii isolate Varuska chromosome 25, EquPr2, whole genome shotgun sequence genomic window:
- the SOCS4 gene encoding suppressor of cytokine signaling 4, whose protein sequence is MAENSENNSKNVDVRPKTSRSRSADRKDGYVWSGKKLSWSKKSESCSDAETVNSIEKTEVPLRSQERKHSCSSIELDLDHSCGHRFLGRSLKQKLQDAMGQCFPIKNCSSRHPSGLSSKRKIHISELMLDKCPFPPRSDLAFRWHFIKRHTAPINPKSDEWVSTDLSQSELRDGQLKQRRTVEEEVNCFPHTIVQPCVITTNNASCRGGPMTGSVMNLVSNNSIEDSDMDSDDEIITLCTSSRKRNKPKWETDEEILQLETPPKYHTQIDYVHCLVPDLLQINNNPCYWGVMDKYAAEALLEGKPEGTFLLRDSAQEDYLFSVSFRRYSRSLHARIEQWNHNFSFDAHDPCVFHSPDITGLLEHYKDPSACMFFEPLLSTPLIRTFPFSLQHICRTVICNCTTYDGIDALPVPSAMKLYLKEYHYKSKVRVLRIDAPEQQC, encoded by the coding sequence ATGGcggaaaatagtgaaaataatagtaaaaatgtagATGTAAGGCCCAAAACTAGTCGGAGTAGAAGTGCTGACAGAAAGGACGGTTATGTGTGGAGTGGAAAGAAGTTATCTTGGTCAAAAAAGAGTGAAAGCTGTTCAGATGCTGAAACAGTGAATTCTatagagaaaactgaagttccTTTAAGGAGCCAAGAAAGAAAGCACAGCTGCTCATCTATCGAGTTGGATTTAGATCATTCCTGTGGGCATAGATTTTTAGGTCGATCTCTTAAACAGAAActgcaagatgctatggggcagTGTTTTCCAATAAAGAATTGTAGTAGTCGGCATCCTTCAGGGCtttcatctaaaagaaaaattcatatcAGTGAACTCATGTTAGATAAGTGTCCTTTCCCACCTCGATCCGATTTAGCCTTTAGGTGGCATTTTATTAAACGACACACTGCTCCTATAAATCCCAAATCAGATGAATGGGTAAGCACAGACTTGTCTCAGAGTGAATTAAGGGATGGTCAGCTAAAACAAAGAAGAACCGTGGAAGAAGAGGTGAACTGTTTCCCTCATACCATTGTTCAGCCCTGTGTCATAACCACCAACAATGCTTCATGTCGAGGTGGTCCTATGACTGGCTCTGTGATGAACCTGGTTTCAAATAACAGTATAGAAGATAGTGATATGGATTCAGATGATGAAATTATAACACTTTGCACAAgttccaggaaaagaaacaaacccaaatgggaaacagatgaagaaatcctGCAGTTGGAAACACCACCTAAGTATCACACCCAGATTGATTACGTTCACTGTCTTGTACCAGACCTCCTTCAGATCAATAACAATCCGTGTTACTGGGGAGTTATGGATAAATATGCAGCTGAAGCTCTACTAGAAGGAAAACCAGAGGGGACCTTTTTACTTCGAGACTCAGCACAGGAAGACTATTTATTCTCTGTTAGTTTTAGGCGTTATAGTCGTTCTCTTCATGCTAGAATTGAACAGTGGAATCACAACTTTAGCTTTGATGCACATGATCCGTGTGTCTTCCATTCTCCTGACATTACTGGGCTCCTAGAACACTATAAGGACCCAAGTGCCTGTATGTTCTTTGAACCACTTTTATCCACTCCTTTAATTCGGACTTTCCCGTTTTCCCTGCAGCACATATGCAGAACAGTCATTTGTAACTGTACAACTTATGACGGCATTGATGCCCTTCCAGTTCCTTCTGCTATGAAATTATATCTGAAGGAATATCACTATAAATCAAAAGTTAGAGTACTCAGGATTGATGCACCAGAACAACAGTGCTAA